Genomic DNA from Setaria italica strain Yugu1 chromosome V, Setaria_italica_v2.0, whole genome shotgun sequence:
GCGCTCAAGTCCATGTCGTCGTCGTTCCTGTGGTGCTCCCTGTCGTTCGGCTACTTCATGAGCACCATCATCGTGCAGGCCGTGAACGCGGCGACCAAGGGatcgacggcgagcggcgggtggCTCGCCAGCAACAACATCAACCGCGACCACCTCGACCTCTTCTTCTGGCTGCTCGCCGTGCTCAGCACCCTCAACTTCTTCAACTACATCTTCTGGGCAAGCTGGTACAAGTACAGAAATGCATTGCCCGCGGACGCacccgagcagcagcagcagcaagtgtGATGCATCGTGTAGCGGTTATCCTAGCCAGTCTCTTCATTCGGGAGTCCTCTTCGTGAGCCTTTTCGTTGCTATACCGGATACGTGCAAACTTCGTCATGTTGCTGTTTGAGGCCACCAGAACGTTTTCCTGGCACTTGGCATCACTAAGCAGAGTGTGTGTGGAGTGATGGGAACCTCCTCTGTATGAGGACAgagcatttttttttaacgaactcTTTGGCCGGTCAGCACAGAGCACATAAGCTCCTGCGGAAATGGCTTGGGTCGGGTTTTAGTTGTTGAAGCTTCTTGTTTATAAAGCTGAAACTATTTGAAGATTTTTTGGCAAAATTTCTTTTAAGTACCAATGTGAGTAATTTGCTGGCTAGAGAGGAGAGACATGCACGGCTGATTTAGACATCCATAAACTGGTAATAAACATAATACATGCTATTCATGAGTTCAACAAGACTGCCCGATACTACTTCGTCTGGTCTTATTACACATGCGACACAGAACATCTTGTAATGCCCGCGGCTCACGGGAACGGCGCGTGGCGCTTCATGTCGTGCGGCACGACGTCGATGGCGAACCCCTTGCGGTGTCGGAGCCAGTAGTCGGCCTGGCCCGGGTGCTCCTCGGCGGGCGCCTCGACGTCGGCCCTGGCCGCGCGGAGCTCCTCCGTGGAGAACCCGTACCTGTCGTCCCGCTTCCGCACCAGGGCGGGGCGCACGGTGGCGGCCGGGTCGGCCTGCGGCGACACCATGAGCGCGGGCGCCCCCAGCGGGAGGCGGTCGCCGCGGTCCACCTGCCAGGTGCACCAGAACTTGCCGAACGTGGCGGCCAGCGTGTCCAGCTCCGGCTTCTCCAGCATCCCCGGCACCCGAGGGCTCGCCCACAGCCCCGCCTTGATCTCGTGCGCGTGCGAGTGCCACAgccgctgctcctccgccgGCAGCGTGTCGAACACCTTCCTCGACACCATGTACTCCACGCCTGCAGACATTTTTGCAAAGATGCATATGCCAATTAACAAAGACACCATCACGCAAAGATTTGGTGGGTGCACGCCGGGCGGGGTTACCGATGAGGCGCGCGTCGGCGGCATCGGAGTCGTAGACGGCGCACTGGAGGAAGTCCTGGTTGAGGCGGGAGGCGTAGTGGTGGGTCTCCACCTGCCGCTTGGGGTCGTGCGCGTACAGCGCGAACGTGCACACGTGCTGCCTCACCTGCTTCACGGGCTGCAGCGactgcgtcgccgccgcgcccatgTCGAGCACCTTCGACGACATCGCGGTCGGCTGCCCCGGGGgcgcggtgccgccgccggcggtcgcGGAGGCCGGGGTCGGCAGGGGTTTGTCGTCGCTGGACGCCATCGGAGCTCGGAGATTGGCTTGCTCGGCTCTGCGTTACGTGTACGTGCGCCCCGGCGCGTTCTTTAAAGAGCGAGATTGGGAACGGCTGGGGTGGCGCCGTGCGACACGTATCGAGTATGTGAGCTCGAGGCTTCGACGTGGCGGGTGGCATGCGACTTTGGTGGCAGATGCGCGAAACAGCTGTGGCGACAAATGTCGAGTTCTGAGGCGCGGACTGACCCTATATAGATATCGCCGATTCCGAGGCATTGAGGCTGTTTATCGAGCAAGCTGGTTATCCGAGATTTCGCTGGGTAAAAGTGATTCTCTTgtataaatttttaaaattagaaTGGCGAATCACTTAAGAAGCTATTTTTTCCAAGTAACCGAccttttagttcattttagagaatcacttcacatgATTAGTGGAGAATCTTCTCTCTGAAAAAATTGTTTGAGCAGAGCTCATCCTGAACTCAACACATAATCAATTTTAGGAGCTCGGCAAAACAAGATATGGTTTATGAAACACCCCGACACTCAAAACCACAGAATGACCATTAGCTGCACCAATCATCTAAAGACTGCAGTTACATATCTTAAAGTTGTATAATCCTAAGCTATTCCCTACGTCCTTCAAAGAGCgtctttttaaaaaatttcagATACAATAATAATAGTGAGAAATTTCTATATTATCTCTAATAATTAATATTGTGATTGAAATCATCCTGTCTGATTAGTTTTCTAGTTAAGGTTGTATAATTCTACTCTACGTTGGATACTGATCTGGTTAAAAAGGAAAATCATTCATGTTAGCGAACCCAATCATCACCGGCAGACGCCTAAGGAGGGCCTGGAATTCCGAACCCAGACAGAGATAGAAGAAAAGAAACTCGAGCCAGGCCAGATTGTTTGGGCCGCATTTCGCTGCCCAAACAATCTGGCAAACCCATAGGTCTGGTGGTTTCACGCAGGCCGAGAGCCCACCCACCCGCTAAATGGCAAacccaccacggccaccactTCGCCACCGCTTTCTTCCCGATGCCGTCGTCGACGATCCGAAGCATCTCCATCACCGTCTCCGACGAAGACGGTGCTGCGGCGGCACCGACCCGGCGTCCCCGCGCcggcaggcggaaggcggcggcgcgtaGCTTGGGGCAGCGGGCGGTGCGGCTGGTGGCGCGGTGGTGGCccgtcctcctgctcctcccggCCGTCGCGCTGCTCCTCTTCGAGGCCTCGCGGCTCCGCGGCtcgcccccggcccccgccacGCACGCCTCCAGCCTCGGACGGCTCGACCCGACCACACGCCTTGTCCATGGCGTGCGCGAGCGTGAGTTCCCCGCCCTACTAAGATTCGATCTACGCACAAACTGTTCCCGATTTCCCCTGTCCCTAAATCCTAGATATTACAGTGGAGGTTTCGTACGTACAGTATTTCGGTCAACTGCGTAACAGGAATTGGTGTGGTTGTAATTGGTAACGCGAGTACTGCATTGCACGGTGTGCTGTGCTTACGGTGGTTCAGAGTTCGGACTGCTGTTTTTTCACACTAGTTAGGTATATCGTGGCAATTAATCCGAAAATTTTAGATCTTGCACACTGAGAAAGTTATGTTACAGATCTTGTACACTGAGAAAGTAAAACTATAGTAGTATGGAAATGCTGACACACCTGTTCTGATAAGCGCTGAATCACAGAGCACAtactactctctctctctctctctctctctctctctctctctctctctctatatatatatatatatatatatatatatatatatatatatatatatatatatatagagagagagagagagagagagagagagagagagagagagagagagagagagagagagagagagagagagagagagagagagagagagagagagagtgtgtgtgtgtgtgtgtgtgNNNNNNNNNNNNNNNNNNNNNNNNNNNNNNNNNNNNNNNNNNNNNNNNNNNNNNNNNNNNNNNNNNNNNNNNNNNNNNNNNNNNNNNNNNNNNNNNNNNNctctctctctctctctctctctctctctctctctctctctctgtctctctctctcgctcacTCTCTCTCGCGCTCGCACGCACGCTCACGCACACACATTCTCACTCACCGGGGCAGAGAGACCGGCGGTAAGGGACAAGCAATTCCTTCCAGACACGGtggtacatacatatatatatatatatatatatatatatatatatatatatatatatatatatatatatatatatatatatatatatatatatatatatatatatatatatatatgctataCTATAAGCTTCTTATGTGCAGCAACTGAGCTTTCAGCTTCTTTCCTAATTTGACTTCACTAGTACAGCTGAAATATAAGAGATGACATGACCTGTTTTTGCATTTTTGATATTGACAGCTTGCTTGAAGCTCCTTGGTCCCAAAAGTTTGACAAATTTGGTGCTTCCCAAAGGCACAAAACATGATTCTGTGGTTAAGAGGATCACATACAAATCTGACGAAGACGACTACGACACATACCACTCTGAGGCGAACTCTTCGTATTTGCTGCAGCATGCAGAAGCAACTAGGTTTAATTTGTTTACAGGATTTCAGACACTTGCTGAAAGAGAAGATAGCTTGAAGGTTGTACGGCTTACTGATATGTACTATATTGCTGTCGGAAAGCTGTCCTTCCATAGATGTGTTTAATGTGCTTCCATACTTCTGCAGGTGAATGAGACTGTTAATGTGCACTGTGGTTTCTACAGCGACAATGGTGGCTTCAAAATTTCTGACGAGGATAGAAGATACATGAGAGCCTGTAAAGTTGTTGTGTCTACCTGCGCATTTGGTGGTGGGGATGATCTATACCAACCTATTGGAATGGCTAATTCTTCTATCGGCAGGGTATTTCAGCTTCCAAGATTTTCAGACATGGACATCGGAGTAAACCATCACATTAACTGATTATATGTTTCTTTGCATGGTCTTGTTGTGAAAAAGGTTTGCTATGTGGCCTTTTGGGATGAGGTGACACTATCAACTCAGGAAGCTGAAGGAAAGGTAATTGGTGATGATAGCATGATAGGAAGGTGGCGTATCATTGTTGTCAAGAGCCTTCCTTTTGTGGATCAACGATTAAATGGGAAGATCCCAAAGGTAAAAACCTTAAGATGACATAACATATCCTTTGCACTAATTTCATAATTTGGCATTACAGGAACATAAGCGAAGCAATTTTCTGAGATTACCATCATCACTAATTTTCTGAGATTACCATCATCACTAATTTTCTGAGATTACCATCATCACTTCCTTTGCCTTAAATTTATTACACAAGGATTGTGCAACAATTTATATTCTAATAGCAAACCACTTAACATGATTTTTGCAGATGTTGAGTCATCGCCTTTTCCCAGAGGCTAGGTACTCCATATGGGTCGACTCAAAATACCAATTTCGAAGGGATCCGATAGCAGTGCTTGAAGCTCTTCTTTGGAGGACAAACTCTACCTTTGCTATCTCTGAACATGGAGCGCGGAGCAACATTTATGATGAGGGGAAAGCTATTGTTCAAAAGCACAAGGCTACTCCTGAAGAAGTAGAGGTGCAATTGACTCAATATCGTCAAGATGGGATGCCGGACAAACAAAGATTACACGGATTGAAAGGTCAGTTATTTAGGATTGTTTTCAAACAAATGTTTTGTTGCTCAAGTTGAATGTTTCTCAATTTGCTGTTTGAACTTTGAATCATGCCTGATACGATGAATTTACTTGTTTGATTTTCAGCCCTAGCTGAAGCCTCTGTTATTGTGAGGGAGCTCACCCCTGCACCGAACCATTTCATGTGTACTTGGTTCAATGAAGTGGTGCGCTTCACATCTCGGGATCAGCTCAGTTTTCCATATGTTTTGTGGCGCCTAAACATGCCTGGAATGAGCATGTTTCCTGTATGCACTCGCAGGGACCTTGTGAACAGTTTGGGTCACACAAGGAAAGTAAAACCTCTTACACAGACGAATCCAGAGTCGTCTGCCTCGTGATCTTTTCACCCAACTCGTCTGCTGATAGTTAACTAACCATTGATTCATATCTGGTTCTAATGGCCGATATCTCTTGGTTCACAATTTTGTTGTATATTATTATagtacctctccatttttcctctGAAGGAATCATGGTTTTGCTTGTACACGGGTCTGAACCTGATACACGATCACACGATCTCACatgtaaaaatattttttcttttggtaCGGAGCGAAAGAACAGTGTAACTTGTGAAGGTAATCTCTCTTATCTGTTGTGCTGTTGGAAAATGGACTATACACAATATCTGCCTTGCTCTCATGCCAGATAACGTTGCATCCCCTGTGAATTGTGATGTATACTGGCTATTTTCAACTTTTAGAAGGGCCCTAGTGTTAATGATGGATTCTGCATCGTCACCGTCAGAATGGCTATTATGAAATGACCTGATGTCAAGTAACTGGTGATAATTAAGATTGGCTGTTGCTGAAACTGAATAGCGATGGACAATTTTCTGTTCCCCTGTCATTTTATTGGAATCAATGACGTATATCAAatcatgattttctttttttttctttgagtaGCAAATCATGATTTTCATGTGTTTGGAATGCAAGAATTCTCAAATTCTCAGGCGAGCATGTTATGGtgccttagagcaactccaagagcactctaaaaaattctttcccaaaactatgtattggggattctttcaaaaaaattccctctaaaaacatatcaatctacagcagatcgctaataaataatccctaatattttaaaacaggccacgtcatcgtattgggcccatcggaagggacgcgtgAGCGTGCGGggatcaggattgggggaggaatgccaacgctaaaatatacgcggtggtaggctattttttagcgttgctaaaaaattggagaagatttgggtggactgttggagttcgttttttctcctttttccaaAAAGGcattggggtaagattagcagtcttttgaagttgctcttgatGGGCCAAATTTATAATTCTTATGGGCCTATGAAGCATGTCTTCCTGTTACGTCCTCCTCTTCACTTCCCCCTTCTATCCCCTTATCCACTCCGCGCTCCCCATCTCGCCTCCCTCGAAGCTAGAAATGGCTGCGTCCCACTGAACCCGACccaccctccgcctccgcctccgcctccgactGTTGCCGCTCTAGCTCAGGGGCGCCGCAATGGCCacggccgtcgccgcctccgcgttcctctcctcctccttcgccccccgccaccaccaccgccgcctggcCAGGTCCGTGACGCGGCGTGCCGCCCCGGCGGGACTGGCCGTGCGGTGCGAGCAGAGCGACAAGCAGAAGAGGCAGCCGCTCGCAGCGCTCGTGCCCCGCGAGCAGCGCTTCATGTTCGAAGGCGACGAACTCTGCGGCCCCGTACGATACCCTCTCTTTCTTCTCGCAAAGCAATGCGCACTCTACCACTGCTTGTTTTATAGAACCGTAGTGCTGAGCATTGTCCATCCCAGTTTGTTCATGTTTAACCGATGTCATCTTAGTCCATTTGAGACGATGCCTTTATGCGCATGAGTAATCAAGTTAAAGTACATCCGATTACATTGTTTACGTCATCTACCATCGCATTGAAAATTACTAAATTAGCCATGGCCCTTTCGTAGTGAGAAATAATTCAGTAGAAATGAGCACCATGTGTACAGTTCGTTGGAACTATGCTTTGTTCTGTTTTCTTATGAATTTCTCCATAGCATACCTACATAAATCTGATTGAGCACTTTAATTTGCAGGACATATGGAATACTACATGGTATCCCAAGGCTGCAGATCATGTAACCACGGAGAAGACATGGTATGTTGTTGATGCAGCAGACAAGATTCTAGGCAGGCTAGCATCCACCATTGCAGTACATATCAGGGGAAAGAATGAACCCACATACACTCCCAGTGTGGACATGGGTGCTTTTGTTATTGTGGTAAGCATCCTCTCAATAGCTCTAATATTAGCATAGACACTATGGCTACTTCCCTCAGATTCTCTTCAAAATGTCCTAATATTAGCAGCAGAGGCAAATAAGCTCCACAAATCATCTTGAAACTAAGATTATGTGTCTGTAAGTGTAGTCCTTTCGACACCAGCGCATCTCTGAAGGCCCCACACAGATCCTATGTGTTCATGTGATGCGATTCTAAAAGTCATTTATGCCTTTTTAATGTTTGCGTAGGTCAATGCAGAGAAGGTTGCTGTTTCTGGTAAAAAGCGGTCGCAGAAGCTCTATAGGAGGCACTCTGGACGGCCTGGAGGGATGAAAGAAGAAACTTTCGACCAACTTCAGAAAAGGATTCCGGAGAGAATCATCGAACATGCAGTGCGTGGCATGCTTCCCAAGGGCAGGGTAAGATAACATCTTCTACTAGCTGACTCCATCAGATCTATGCTTTTTCACTGTAATGTATATCAAAAATGGAAACGGCGATCCAT
This window encodes:
- the LOC101771508 gene encoding 50S ribosomal protein L13, chloroplastic; this translates as MATAVAASAFLSSSFAPRHHHRRLARSVTRRAAPAGLAVRCEQSDKQKRQPLAALVPREQRFMFEGDELCGPDIWNTTWYPKAADHVTTEKTWYVVDAADKILGRLASTIAVHIRGKNEPTYTPSVDMGAFVIVVNAEKVAVSGKKRSQKLYRRHSGRPGGMKEETFDQLQKRIPERIIEHAVRGMLPKGRLGRRLFTHLKVYKGAEHPHVAQKPVPLPIRDKRIQKTD
- the LOC101770719 gene encoding oil body-associated protein 2A translates to MASSDDKPLPTPASATAGGGTAPPGQPTAMSSKVLDMGAAATQSLQPVKQVRQHVCTFALYAHDPKRQVETHHYASRLNQDFLQCAVYDSDAADARLIGVEYMVSRKVFDTLPAEEQRLWHSHAHEIKAGLWASPRVPGMLEKPELDTLAATFGKFWCTWQVDRGDRLPLGAPALMVSPQADPAATVRPALVRKRDDRYGFSTEELRAARADVEAPAEEHPGQADYWLRHRKGFAIDVVPHDMKRHAPFP
- the LOC101771114 gene encoding uncharacterized protein LOC101771114 — its product is MPSSTIRSISITVSDEDGAAAAPTRRPRAGRRKAAARSLGQRAVRLVARWWPVLLLLPAVALLLFEASRLRGSPPAPATHASSLGRLDPTTRLVHGVREPCLKLLGPKSLTNLVLPKGTKHDSVVKRITYKSDEDDYDTYHSEANSSYLLQHAEATRFNLFTGFQTLAEREDSLKVNETVNVHCGFYSDNGGFKISDEDRRYMRACKVVVSTCAFGGGDDLYQPIGMANSSIGRVCYVAFWDEVTLSTQEAEGKVIGDDSMIGRWRIIVVKSLPFVDQRLNGKIPKMLSHRLFPEARYSIWVDSKYQFRRDPIAVLEALLWRTNSTFAISEHGARSNIYDEGKAIVQKHKATPEEVEVQLTQYRQDGMPDKQRLHGLKALAEASVIVRELTPAPNHFMCTWFNEVVRFTSRDQLSFPYVLWRLNMPGMSMFPVCTRRDLVNSLGHTRKVKPLTQTNPESSAS